CCACGGGGAATGAAGGCCTGCGATGTACGAGATCGATCCCTCGCGCCTGGACCTGGCGCATGAGTTCCGGCGCCGCCCGCTCGGCCATCACAGCCCCGAACTGCAGGCGGTGCTCGACCGGATGAGGAGCGCGCCGATCGAGGGCAAGCATTGCCTGATCGTCGAGACACCAAGGGCGCGCTGGCTGCTGGCGCGGATGACCGGCAATCCCTTGCGGCCCGTGCCCGTGCCCGACGTCGTCTTCACCGATCTCGCCGAGGCCGAATGGACGGTCTTCAAGCTGCGCTGGCACGCCATGACAGGCCACGATCTCGCCACCACCCTGGGCGAGCTCGCCATTCCGGAGCCGCCGGTCGACGGGCCGCCGGTCGTCGTGCCTGATCCGGCCAGGGCCATCCTCGCCTATGCCGATAGCATCAGCGCCGCGCCTGGAGACAGCATCGCCTTCAAGGTGAGCACGCCGGGGATCGCCGGCTACCGCGCCGATTTCGTCCGCCTGCACGCGCCGCAGACCGGCCGGAGCGGGGAGGGCTATCGCGAGACGGAGATCGCCTCGCCCGCGAGCGGCGATTATCCGGGTGGCGAGCAGACGCTGCGGCTTGGCTCCTACATCGAGTTGCCTGAGCTGCCTGTGTCGCTGGAGAGCTTCAGCCTGCAGATCCTGGCCTGGCCGACGTTGATCGGGACGCAGCCACGGGCGCTGCTCGGCGCCTGGTCGCAGCGCTCGAAACGCGGTTTCGGCCTCTATCTCGATGAGACTGGCGCGCTGGCGCTGCGGCTTGGCGACGGGACCGAGGTCGTCGATATCTCCACAGGGATCGCCGTGGCCGAGCGGCGCTGGCATCTGTTCTCGGCGAGCTTCGATGCCGCCTCGCGCCGGGTCGAGCTATCGCAGCGGCCGCTGGAGGACCACAGCGTCCACACCGGCCGCGCGGCCTCGGTCACGCGCGATGTCGCGATCATGCCAGCCGCGCCGGATACGCCGCTGATGATCGCAGCCTGGCCGGATGCGAGCCCTGACGGCCTGGCGCCCGGCGCCCATTACAACGGCAAGCTGGAGGCGCCGCGCCTGTTCGCGCAGGCGCGGCCGTGGGAGCGGCTCGACCAACCGATCGCGGCTGAGATTGCCGGCGAAGCGCTCGTCGCCGCCTGGGACTTCTCGCGGGAGATCGGCTCCGACCGCATCATCGATCGCGGGCCGCATCAATTGCACGGCCGGACGGTCAATCTGCCGACACGCGCCGTGACCGGACACAACTGGGACGCGGCCGAGATGGACTGGAAGCAGGCGCCGCAGCAATACGGCGCGATCCATTTCCATGACGACGATATCGACGATGCCCGCTGGCAGACGAGCTTCGTCTTCACCGTCCCCGAGGATTGCAAGAGCGGCATCTATGCCGCGCGCCTGCGCGGCGAGGGCGCCGAGACCCATGTCCCCTTCTTCGTGCGCCCGCCGCGCGGCCGGCGCACCGCCAAGGTCGCTTATCTCGCGCCGACCGCGACCTACACGATCTACGCCAACAACAAGGCCCGCTTCCTCGCCTCGGGCACCGAGATGCTGCGCGGGCATCTGCTCGATTTCGACGTCACCGACATGCAGCTGCTGCACCATCCGATCGGGCTCTCGACCTATTGCGTCCACAATGACGGCAGCGGCGTCTGCTACGGCACGCGCCTGCGCCCGATGACCAATTTTCGGCCGAAGGGGCGGCTCTGGAATTTCTCCAGCGATCTCTTCGTCGTCGACTGGCTGGAGGGGATCGGCTGCGACTACGACGTCGTCACCGATGACGATCTGCACCGCGAAGGCGCGAGCCTGCTCGAAGGCTACCAGGCCGTGCTGACCGGCTCGCATCCCGAATATGTCTCGCTCGAGATGATGAACGCGCTGGAGGGCTATCTGAAGGGCGGCGGCCGTCTGATGTATCTCGGCGGCAACGGCTTCTACTGGCGCGTCGCCTATCACCCGCATTCTGACGGGATCATCGAGGTGCGGCGGGCCGAGGACGGCACCCGCGCCTGGCATGCGGCGCCCGGCGAATACTATATGAGCTTCACCGGCGAATATGGCGGGCTTTGGAGCCGCCAGGGCCGCTCGCCGAACACCTTGGCCGGCGTCGGCTTCATCGCCCAGGGCTTCGACGCCTCGTCCTATTACCGCCGGCGCCCCGAGAGCCGCGATCCGCGCGCCGCCTTCATCTTCGCCGGCATCGAGGACGAGATCCTCGGCGATTTCGGGCATCTCGGCGGCGGCGCCGCCGGCGACGAGATCGACGCCTGCGATGTCAGCGCCGGCTCGCCGCCGCATACGCTGGTCCTGGCCTCTTCGGAAAACCATACCAACGCCTTCCATATGGCGAATGATGCGGTGCTCGTCCCGAACGGGGCGACCAATGCGCTGCAGAGCGCCCGCATCCGCGCCGACATGGTGTTCTTCGAATGCCCGTCGGGCGGCGCGGTGTTCTCGACCGGCTCGATCGCCTATGTCGGCAGCCTCGCCCACAATGGCTACGACAACACCATCTCGCGGCTGACCCGGAACGTGCTGGAGCGCTTCCTCGATCCGGCCGCGTTCGCCATGCCTGGCAAAGGGGGATGAGGAGCTTGCTTGATCAGGCCTGAAACCGGCCCGATCCCGGCGTTTCCGCGATTTCCGGCGGGCAATTCGGCTCCTTTCGGCGGTGCAGCATGTTGCGACTGCCTCGCGCGCCTCCTATGGTTTTGCGATTCGTGAGCGCAATTGCAGGAGAAGCGGGTGGCGGCTCTGGACGAAATCGACGTCGGCATCATCAATCTCCTGCACAAGGATGCCCGCGCTCCCGCCAAGTCTATTGCCGAAGCGCTCGAAATCCCCGAGTCGACCATCCGCAACCGCATGGCGCGATTGGTCGAATCCGGCGTGATCGAGTTCGTCGCCCTCTCCAACCCGCTGCAACTCGGCCATTCCGTCTGGGTGATGATGGAGATCGAGGTCGAGACGCGCCGGATCAGGCAGGCGGCGCGCGAATTGTCGGCGATTCCGGAGATGTATTTCGTCTATATCACCACCGGCGGCTTCGACATTTTCGCGGGCGCCACCTTCTCCGACAACACCGAGCTCGTCGACTTCGTCACCAACCGGCTGTCGCAGGTCGAGGGCATCGTGCGCGTCAACACCCGCACCATCCTCGAGGTCCACAAGCGGGCCTTCAAGTTCATGCCGAAGCCCTCGGTGATGCGCCCGAGCAGGTCTCCGCGGGAGCAGGCTGCGAAAGTCGAACCCGCGCCCAAGAAGAGCGGCAAGGCGCGCTGATCAGCGCGATCCGCGTCTGACCAGCTCAGCCACCGCCTCTGCCGGGCTCGTAGCGCTGGCGAGGACGCGCTCGATGCTGCCGGCAAGCGCTTCTGCAGCGTGCCCGGTGGCTTGCTGATAAGGTTCGATCAGCGCCGAGCCGAGGGTTCGCAGCATCTGCGCCCGGATGCGGCTGCGCCGGCGCTGCGCCAGTCGTCCGCTTTCGCTGCACCAGCCGAGGAAGGCGTCGATCGCCCCAGCGAGTTCGGAGACGCCCTCGCCATTGCGAGCGCTGACCAGCTGGACCGGCGGGCGCCAGAGCGTGCCGTCGCGGGCTGGATCGCCGTGCCGCCGCAATACGGCGAGGCGGCCGGGCGAGGAGGCCGGCTGTGCCGTCGTCAGGGCGGGGTCGGCCGCGTTGATGCCGGGCGTGCCGACATAGGCGACGCCGATCGCGCCGTTGATCTCGGCGACGGTCGCCTTGGCGCCGGGCAGGTCGCCCTTGTTCACCGCGTAGACGTCGCCGACCTCCATCAGCCCGGCCTTGGCCGCCTGGATATCGTCTCCCAAACCCGGCACGAAGACGACGAGCGTGCAGTCGGCGGCGTCGGCCACGGCGATGTCGGCCTGGCCGGCGCCGACCGTCTCGATCACGACACGGTCGAAGCCGGCCTCGTCGAGCAGTGCGACGATGTCGCTGACCGCCGCACTGAGGCCGCCGCCTTCGCCGCGCGCCGAGATGCTACGCAGATAGACGCCGGGCAGGTCGGAACTGCGGTCCATGCGGACGCGATCGCCCAGTACGGCGCCGCCGGAGAAGGGGCTAGATGGGTCGACCGCGAGGACTGCGACACGCTCCCCGGTTCCGGCCCAATAGGCGGTCAGCGCATCGACCAGCGTCGACTTGCCGGCTCCCGGCGGGCCGGTGACGCCGATCACCTTGGCCTTCGCCGGGGCCCGATAGGCGCCCGAGAGGATCTCCTCATAACCGACTGCGCGATCCTCGACCGTACTGATCGCGCGCGACAGCCGGCGCACGCTCCGGCCGTCGAGCGCTCCTGCGCCGTTCATGCACCGACCTCGATCAGCAGGGCGTCACCCTGGCCGTAGCCGCCGCAGATCGCCGCTGCGCCACGCCCGCCGCCGCGCCGCGTCAGGCCGTTGACCAGCGTCATGGCGAGCCGCGCGCCGCTCGCACCGAGCGGGTGGCCGAGTGCTACGGCGCCGCCATGCCGGTTGGTCCGGGCGCGCAATTTTTCAGCCGCTCCGACATCGCCGTCGGCAAGGCGCAGCGTGCTGACCAGCGGCGTCGCCGCGAAGGCTTCGTTGATCTCGATCAGGTCGAGATCGGCGATCGAGCGCTCGGCCTTGGCGAGCAGCCGGGAGATGCTGATCGCCGGCGTATAGGAGCCCGAGGTCGGCCCGTCCGCGACCTGGCCGTAATGCGTGATCTCGGCCAGGATCGGCAGCCCGCGCGCCTCTGCGAGCCGGCGCGAGACCAGTAGTAGGAAGGCGGCGCCGTCATTGAGGCCGGGCGCGTTACCGGCGGTGATGGTCTCGCTGTCATAGACGGTCCGCAGCGTCGCGAGCTTCTCGCGCGAGCTGTCGCGGCGCGGGGACTCGTCGGTGGCGATACGCTCATTGCCGCTCTTGCCGGGCAGGTCGAGCGGCACGCGCTCGGCCTCGAAATAGCCCGCTGCCTCGGCTGTGAAATAGCGCTCATGGCTGCCGGCTGCCCAGTCGTCCTGCGCGGCGCGGTCGATGCCGTGGCTGATCGCCTCGCGCGAGGTATAGGCCGCGATCGCGGCGTCGACCGTCGGCGAGCGCAGCAGCAGCGGGTCCTCGGCGGTGACGGCGCCGAGCGGCTTGTCGCGCCGCCGCGGCCAGAGCAGCGGCGTCTGGCTGAGATTGTCGACGCCGCCGCAGATCACCGCATCGGCGAAGCCGAGGCGGATGTCGCGCCAGCCGAGGCCGATCGCGCTCATGCCGGAGCAGCAGGCGCGGTCGATGGCGAGCGAGGGCGTTTCCTGCCGCAAACGCGACAGGAGGACCGCCTGCCGCGCCGGGGTGAACGCGGCCGAGGCGATCATGCCGACGCCCATATAGAGCGCCTCGACCGTGGCGGGCTCGAGCTCGGTCCGGTCGAGCACCGCATCGATCGCTATCGCGGCGAGGCGGGGCGCGAAGACCTCGGCGAGGGCGCCGCCGAAGCGGCCGAACGGGGTGCGCGCGAAAGCGGTGACGACGACGTCGTTGCCCTCAGACATGATCGGCCTCCCGCTCCGGTTCGGTGAGGCGTTGGCGCAGCAGCTTCTTGTCGACCTTGCCGTTCGGGTTCTTCGGCAGGGTGTCCTCGATCAGGATGCGCTTGGGCGCCTTGAAGCCGAGGATGGCGCGGCAGCCGGCGCGGACCTCGTCGACCGAGAGCCTCCTGCCCGGCACCGGCGCGACGAAGGCGACGGCGACCTCGCCCCAGTCGGGGTCGGGCATGCCGAGCACGGCGGCCTCGGCGACATCCGCGAGGCTGGTCAGCACCGCCTCGACCTCCTGCGGGTAGATGTTGAAGCCGCCGCTGATCAGCATGTCCTTGCTCCGCCCGGTCAGCGTCACCAGCCCGTCCTCGCTGATCCGGCAGAGATCGCCCGACCAGAGCCAGCCCTCGCGCAGCACCTTCGCGGTTTCTTCTGGCATGCCCCAATAGCCGCGCATGACATGGTCGGCGCGCACGGTCAGCTCGCCGATCTCGCCGGCGGGCACCGGGCTGCCGTCGGGGGCGCGCGCGACGATCTCGACGAAGCTGTAGGGCCGGCCGATGCAGCCGATCCGCGGCGCGCCATCGGCATCGAAATGGTCTTCTGGCGGCAGGAAGACGCAGGTCATCATCGCTTCGGTCAACCCGTAATTCTGGGTCAGGATCGGCCCGAAACGGGCGAGCGCCTTCTCCAGCGTGTTGCGCGGGATCGGCTCGGCGCCATAGCCGATGAAGCGCAGCGAGGAGGTGTCGATCCGGCCGATGCGGGGATGGTTGACGATGCGCGTCAGCACCGTCGGCACGCAGGTGAAGGCGGTGACGCCCAGCGCCGGGATCGCATCGAGCAGGGTATCGACGCCGGAGACGAGCACGCTGGTCGCGCCGCGCAGGGACCAGGGCGCGAAATAGGTGCCGCTGGCATGGGTGAGCGGGCCGATATGGGCGACGACGTCGTCGCGGCGCATGTCGCGATCGAGCAGCATGTTGCGGGTCACCGCCAGCCAGTGGCGATGCTCCAGCATCACGCCCTTCGGCCGCCCCGAGCTGCCTGAGGTGTAGTTGATCGAGGCGAGATCGTCCGGCGCAGGCAGGCGCTCGGCCGCAGCAGCCGCGGGCTGGAGCAGCCCCGCGAAGTTCGGGCCGCCGCTGGCATCGCCGCCATCGACTGGGCAGAGCCAGAGCGCTTCCGCAGTCGGCAGCAGGGCCGCGGTCTCGGTATCGTGGAAGACGGCAGCCGCACCGCAATCGGCGAGGATCGCTGCGGCCTCGACGCTGGTCAGCCGGGCGTTGAGTGGCACGCGCACTAGCCCGGCGCGCTCGATCGCGCTCTGCAACATCAGATATTCCGGCCGGTTGGCCATGAAGAGCCCGACCCGCGCTCCGGCCGGCAGTCGTTGCGCGAGATTGCTGGCAAGGGTGGTGGCGATCTCGTCGAATTCGCGGAAGGTCCAGTGTCGTTCGCCGGCGATCAGCGCGATGCGCTCGGCAAAGCGCTGCGCTGCCCGGCGCATCAGCTCGGGGAGGGTCGGCGGTGCGCAGGGCTCAGTCATGGACAGTCTCGGCCATCAGATAATCGACGATCTCGGCGATCGCCGTGCCCGACAGGAAGATGCGGGAGACGCCCGCCTTGCTGAGCTCGGGAATGTCTTCCTGCGGGATGATGCCGCCGGCCATGATGCGGATGTCCTCCGCCCCATTCTCGTCGAGCAGGCGGCGCAGGCGCGGCAGCAGGGTCAGATGGGCGCCGGAGAGGATGCTGATCCCGATCCAGTCGACGTCTTCCTCGACGGCGGCGCGCGCGACCTGCTCGGGCGTGCGGCGAAGCCCGGTGTAGATCACCTCCATGCCGGCTTCGAGCAGGCCGCGCGCGACGACGCGGGCGCCGACATCGTGGCCGTCCAGGCCGACCTTCGCCATCAGGACGCGGATCTTGCGGTTCGACAGCGTCATCGGCTCAGAATTCGGTCGAGGGCGAGAAATGGCCGAAGATGTCGCGCCAGATCTCGACGATCTCGCCTACGGTGGCATAGGCGCGCACCGCTTCGAGCACCGAAGGCGTGACATTGGCGCCCGATGCAGTCGCCTCGCGTACTGCCGCCAGCGCCGCGCTGACGCGGGCCTCGTCGCGCTCGGCGCGCACGCGCTTCAGGCGCGTCACCTGATCGACCGCGGCACCCGGATCGATGCGGAAGGCGGTGTTGGCGACGTCGGGCTTCTGCGGCCGCTGGTTGACCGTGACCCAGGGCCGCTGGCCGCTGTCGATCGCCTTCTGCCGGCGCACCGCGCCCTCGGTCATCAGGCGCCGGCCGATGCCGTCGCGGATGACGGCGAGCGCGCCGCCCTTCTCCTCGATCATGCCGAGCGCATCGAGAATCTGGCGCTCGACGCCATGGGTCAGGCTCTCGACATAATAGGAGCCGCCGAGCGGATCGACCGTGTCGGCGAAGCCATGCTCGCTGGCGATCACCTGCTGGGTCCGCAGCGCGACCTTCAGCGACTGCTCGCCCGGCGTCGAGACCGCCTCGTCATAGGAGGCGATGTAGACGTAAGAAGCGCCGCCCAGCACATAGGCGAGCGTGCCGAAAGCGATGCGCGAGATGTTGTTGAGTGGCTCCTGCAATGACTCCTGGCCGTGGCCGTAGACGGTCAGGCGCAGGGCCATGGCGGCCGGCAGCGTCGCGCCATAGCGCTCGCGCATGCGCCGCGCCCAGATCCGCCGCAGCGCGCGCAGATTGGCGACGCTGACGAAGAAGTCGTGCCGCTCGTCGGCGAACATATGCAGCAGCGGTGCGACCTCGTCGATCGAATGGCCGCGCGCCAGGAGATCGTCGAGATAATAATGCGCGTTGGCGAGGGCGATCGCGGTGCCCAGGCTGGAGCCGGCGCCGCCGGCATTGATGTGATTGACGCAGACTGTCATCGGCGACCAGTTCGGCGCATTGTCGATGCACCATTCGACCGCGTCGCAGGCGAGCTTGGCGGCCGGTTCCGCCGGCAGAATCTGGGTACCGCGGGCGATGTATTCCTTGAGCGGGTCGTTCTGAAGGTTGACGACGTAGTTCGCCCAGGGAATGCCCTGCTTCTCGCCGAGCGCGGCGAACAGCGCCAGGACGATCGGGCCGATCGAGTTGCCGAGCGTGCCGACGCGCTTGATGCTGTCGAGCGGAATGCCGTCGAAGAGCAGCTCCATATCGGCGAGCGAGCTGACGGCGACGCCGACCTGGCCGACCTCGGCCGTCGCCATGGCATGGTCTGAATCGTAACCGCACTGGGTCGGCAGGTCCAAGGCGACGAGGATCTGCTCGGCGCCCCAGTCGATCAGGGTGCGGAAGCGCTGGTTGCAACGCTCAGCCTCGCCGAAGCCGGAATAGGCGGAGACGACGAAGGGCTCGCCCCGATTCATCGCGCCGCGATCGCCGCGGGTGAACGGGAATTCGCCGGGGAAGCCGAGATCGGCGGCATGGTCGAAGCCGATCGCGTCGAGATCGGCCGGGGTGTAGAGCGGCTTCACCTCGATGCCGCAATCGGTGACGAAATTGCGTTGCCGCTCGGCCCGGGCCGCATCCGGCGCGAAGGTCTCGCGCCGCCAGCGCGCCTCTTCCGCGATCAGCTCCGCCGCAGGGCCGCTGCGCTGCCCGGCGGACTCGTCCGGCACTTCTACGTCCAGGTCACGTCGGCGGCTGGCCAGCATTCTCGTCATGGCGTTCTCCCGCAAGGCGTCGTCGCCTGCGCTGCCGCGCTGCGAGCGAACCTCCCCGGTTTCTCCCCTGTGAAAGCTGCTCATTGCGCTAACAGTGGCATTCACTATTGCTGTATCAGCGATTTTAATATCATAGTAAAGCAGAAAACGCGACAAAGAGCGATCAAAATTGTTGGAAGCGCAACGGCTTGGTTGGGAGGGTGAACGCCATGGGCATCTCGCGACGGCATCTGCTGGCCGGTTCCGGGGCAATCGCAGCGAATGGATGGGTGCGGACGGCCAGTGCCGAATGGCAGCCGAGCCCGCGCTATCCGGACCCGGCGGTGCGGGCGCTCGATCCGAGCTTTGCCAAGTACATGGTCTTCTTCGCCGCGGTGGAGCGCATCGCCACCGGCGAGACCCGCTACACCGAAGGCCCGGTCTGGTTCGGCGACGGGCGCTATCTGCTCTGGACCGACATCCCCAACAACCGCATCCTGAAATGGGAGGAGGAAACCGGCGCGGTCAGCATCTTCCGGCGGCCGGCGAATTACGCCAACGGCCTGACGCGGGATCGCCAGGGCCGGTTGGTCGCCGCCGAGCATGGCCGGCGCGTCAC
This genomic interval from Bosea sp. 29B contains the following:
- a CDS encoding N,N-dimethylformamidase beta subunit family domain-containing protein, whose amino-acid sequence is MYEIDPSRLDLAHEFRRRPLGHHSPELQAVLDRMRSAPIEGKHCLIVETPRARWLLARMTGNPLRPVPVPDVVFTDLAEAEWTVFKLRWHAMTGHDLATTLGELAIPEPPVDGPPVVVPDPARAILAYADSISAAPGDSIAFKVSTPGIAGYRADFVRLHAPQTGRSGEGYRETEIASPASGDYPGGEQTLRLGSYIELPELPVSLESFSLQILAWPTLIGTQPRALLGAWSQRSKRGFGLYLDETGALALRLGDGTEVVDISTGIAVAERRWHLFSASFDAASRRVELSQRPLEDHSVHTGRAASVTRDVAIMPAAPDTPLMIAAWPDASPDGLAPGAHYNGKLEAPRLFAQARPWERLDQPIAAEIAGEALVAAWDFSREIGSDRIIDRGPHQLHGRTVNLPTRAVTGHNWDAAEMDWKQAPQQYGAIHFHDDDIDDARWQTSFVFTVPEDCKSGIYAARLRGEGAETHVPFFVRPPRGRRTAKVAYLAPTATYTIYANNKARFLASGTEMLRGHLLDFDVTDMQLLHHPIGLSTYCVHNDGSGVCYGTRLRPMTNFRPKGRLWNFSSDLFVVDWLEGIGCDYDVVTDDDLHREGASLLEGYQAVLTGSHPEYVSLEMMNALEGYLKGGGRLMYLGGNGFYWRVAYHPHSDGIIEVRRAEDGTRAWHAAPGEYYMSFTGEYGGLWSRQGRSPNTLAGVGFIAQGFDASSYYRRRPESRDPRAAFIFAGIEDEILGDFGHLGGGAAGDEIDACDVSAGSPPHTLVLASSENHTNAFHMANDAVLVPNGATNALQSARIRADMVFFECPSGGAVFSTGSIAYVGSLAHNGYDNTISRLTRNVLERFLDPAAFAMPGKGG
- a CDS encoding Lrp/AsnC family transcriptional regulator, whose translation is MAALDEIDVGIINLLHKDARAPAKSIAEALEIPESTIRNRMARLVESGVIEFVALSNPLQLGHSVWVMMEIEVETRRIRQAARELSAIPEMYFVYITTGGFDIFAGATFSDNTELVDFVTNRLSQVEGIVRVNTRTILEVHKRAFKFMPKPSVMRPSRSPREQAAKVEPAPKKSGKAR
- the meaB gene encoding methylmalonyl Co-A mutase-associated GTPase MeaB, translated to MNGAGALDGRSVRRLSRAISTVEDRAVGYEEILSGAYRAPAKAKVIGVTGPPGAGKSTLVDALTAYWAGTGERVAVLAVDPSSPFSGGAVLGDRVRMDRSSDLPGVYLRSISARGEGGGLSAAVSDIVALLDEAGFDRVVIETVGAGQADIAVADAADCTLVVFVPGLGDDIQAAKAGLMEVGDVYAVNKGDLPGAKATVAEINGAIGVAYVGTPGINAADPALTTAQPASSPGRLAVLRRHGDPARDGTLWRPPVQLVSARNGEGVSELAGAIDAFLGWCSESGRLAQRRRSRIRAQMLRTLGSALIEPYQQATGHAAEALAGSIERVLASATSPAEAVAELVRRGSR
- a CDS encoding thiolase family protein encodes the protein MSEGNDVVVTAFARTPFGRFGGALAEVFAPRLAAIAIDAVLDRTELEPATVEALYMGVGMIASAAFTPARQAVLLSRLRQETPSLAIDRACCSGMSAIGLGWRDIRLGFADAVICGGVDNLSQTPLLWPRRRDKPLGAVTAEDPLLLRSPTVDAAIAAYTSREAISHGIDRAAQDDWAAGSHERYFTAEAAGYFEAERVPLDLPGKSGNERIATDESPRRDSSREKLATLRTVYDSETITAGNAPGLNDGAAFLLLVSRRLAEARGLPILAEITHYGQVADGPTSGSYTPAISISRLLAKAERSIADLDLIEINEAFAATPLVSTLRLADGDVGAAEKLRARTNRHGGAVALGHPLGASGARLAMTLVNGLTRRGGGRGAAAICGGYGQGDALLIEVGA
- a CDS encoding AMP-binding protein — protein: MTEPCAPPTLPELMRRAAQRFAERIALIAGERHWTFREFDEIATTLASNLAQRLPAGARVGLFMANRPEYLMLQSAIERAGLVRVPLNARLTSVEAAAILADCGAAAVFHDTETAALLPTAEALWLCPVDGGDASGGPNFAGLLQPAAAAAERLPAPDDLASINYTSGSSGRPKGVMLEHRHWLAVTRNMLLDRDMRRDDVVAHIGPLTHASGTYFAPWSLRGATSVLVSGVDTLLDAIPALGVTAFTCVPTVLTRIVNHPRIGRIDTSSLRFIGYGAEPIPRNTLEKALARFGPILTQNYGLTEAMMTCVFLPPEDHFDADGAPRIGCIGRPYSFVEIVARAPDGSPVPAGEIGELTVRADHVMRGYWGMPEETAKVLREGWLWSGDLCRISEDGLVTLTGRSKDMLISGGFNIYPQEVEAVLTSLADVAEAAVLGMPDPDWGEVAVAFVAPVPGRRLSVDEVRAGCRAILGFKAPKRILIEDTLPKNPNGKVDKKLLRQRLTEPEREADHV
- a CDS encoding cobalamin B12-binding domain-containing protein; the protein is MTLSNRKIRVLMAKVGLDGHDVGARVVARGLLEAGMEVIYTGLRRTPEQVARAAVEEDVDWIGISILSGAHLTLLPRLRRLLDENGAEDIRIMAGGIIPQEDIPELSKAGVSRIFLSGTAIAEIVDYLMAETVHD
- a CDS encoding methylmalonyl-CoA mutase family protein, which encodes MTRMLASRRRDLDVEVPDESAGQRSGPAAELIAEEARWRRETFAPDAARAERQRNFVTDCGIEVKPLYTPADLDAIGFDHAADLGFPGEFPFTRGDRGAMNRGEPFVVSAYSGFGEAERCNQRFRTLIDWGAEQILVALDLPTQCGYDSDHAMATAEVGQVGVAVSSLADMELLFDGIPLDSIKRVGTLGNSIGPIVLALFAALGEKQGIPWANYVVNLQNDPLKEYIARGTQILPAEPAAKLACDAVEWCIDNAPNWSPMTVCVNHINAGGAGSSLGTAIALANAHYYLDDLLARGHSIDEVAPLLHMFADERHDFFVSVANLRALRRIWARRMRERYGATLPAAMALRLTVYGHGQESLQEPLNNISRIAFGTLAYVLGGASYVYIASYDEAVSTPGEQSLKVALRTQQVIASEHGFADTVDPLGGSYYVESLTHGVERQILDALGMIEEKGGALAVIRDGIGRRLMTEGAVRRQKAIDSGQRPWVTVNQRPQKPDVANTAFRIDPGAAVDQVTRLKRVRAERDEARVSAALAAVREATASGANVTPSVLEAVRAYATVGEIVEIWRDIFGHFSPSTEF